The window GGTGGTGGGCCCGGCGGAAGGCGGCAAGCAAGGCCCGCTGGCCGTGCCGGTGCCCACCGTGCCCTCGGCGCCGCAGGAGCTGCACCCGGGCTCCGGAGGGGGCAAGCCGCCACCGCCGCCACCGGCCGGCAGCCGAGCCCCAGGGTCCCCGCGCCGCGTGGTGGTGCAGGCGTCCACCGGCGAGCTGCTGCGCTGCCTGGGGGACTTCGTGTGCCGCCGCTGCTACCGCCTGAAGGAGCTGAGCCCCGGCGAGCTCATCTCCTGGTTCCGTAGCGTGGACCGCtcgctgctgctgcagggctggcaggaCCAGGGCTTCATCACCCCAGCCAACCTGGTGTTCGTCTATCTTTTGTGCCGGGAAGCGCTGCGGGGAGAAGATATCGGAAcccaggctgagctgcaggccGCCTTCCTCACCTGCCTCTATCTCGCCTACTCCTACATGGGCAACGAGATCTCCTACCCGCTCAAGCCCTTCCTGGTGGAAGGCGACAAGGGGCGCTTCTGGGAGCGCTGCCTGGGCATCATCCAGCGCCTCAGCGCCAAGATGCTGCGAATCAACGCGGACCCGCACTACTTCACGCAACTCTTCCAGGACCTCAAGAGCGAGGGCGAGGGCGGAGACGGGTCCAAGCACTGGACGATCAGCCTGGATCGCTAGGGAGGTACCAGGCCTCCGGCGCCGGGGGAAGGGGCAGCGCACCGAGGGGCAGGGGAAGCGAAGGACTGCCGGATTCCCCCACCCCTTTTCCCCCCGCCCCGCATTCTCCTTGCCTACCcgccccccacctccccccgGTCTCCAGCTCCATAGAGAAGCTGCTTGGACCCTCCCTGCTCTGGATCCGGACGtgctcccccctcctcccaaCCCTTCCGACCCCAGCTGGGGTCAGCGCTCCGGGATTCCGGGACGGTGGAGAAGACCCCAGGGGCGGTGTGGTGGTGGTCATATGGGGGTGTCCCTCCCGCTTGTGCgatggagaggagggagggaagctgCCTATTAGCGGAGGCTCCTGGATGCGTTTTCTCTAcgggggaaaaaaggggatgGAAATGGAGCTGGGGTCGCGAggcagggggtggggggtgtctCTTGGGTGCTGGGGGCCCCGGGCAGACCATGCATGTGAACGGCGCCCCTCGGCCCGGCGCGGACAGAGCCGGCCCCACGGGAGCCGCGGCACCGGAGCTGTCCGTGGTGCTGGAGCAGCCGCGCCTGAGCAGACAAAGGCgtgacggggggggggggggggggcgcgcAAGGCCGGAGGGGCCGCGGGCTTTCGTGTCGTGGGCGCTGCCTCCACCCGCCCCACAGACCCCACGTGGGGGATACGGGCCCTCCCCGGGCATGGGTGATGCTGCCCCTCACCCCGCGGGAGCCGCCCCCTTGCCCCTTTGTTCGAGCTGctgtgggagggaaggggagccCACCCCCCTTCCCTGCGGTAATCCCCCACTCTTTGCGGTGCGCCCCACGAAATGGGATCCCAGTGGGGTGGTTTCAGCTCCCGCCCCCCTTTGCCTTGCTATGGGGAAAGGGGTCTGCGCCAGACAAGGCCTAAGGAGCCCAGAGGGAGGGGCCTGCTATGGCGGGGAGGGGGGTCCCCTCCTCTCTTGCTTTGCTTCACTGGAGAATAAAGAGGTGGCCTGGATGGGCCTGGTGGTGGTTGCCTGGACTtgctgggctgtggggtgcAAGGGGAATTGGAGGGGTACCCCAAGATCCCAGTCAAgccccctctcctccccaggAGGAACTGGGGGGGATACTGGTTCTCAGAGGGGGTTTTACTCCCTGGTATGAGTTGGAGGTTGGAATTTCATTCTTGTTTGCTGTGCCCAAGGCTAGTCCTGGTCCACCTGAGGGCCTTGTGTCTCCCTGTGAGCTCTTCTGGCCGCCTCCATTCCAAATGGAAATGCCTCATGCATGTCTGCTGCACTGAACTTAATCAGGATTCTGAATCCCACgtcaccttcatttttatttctttgttttttctaaagCTGCTCCccatcactccctgcctctgctctgcgGGGCTGGGCTCCcttccctggcagcagcaggctgtgGGAGCTGTGTTGCTAGCCCAGTTACCAGCCGCGTGCTTCTGCAGACCCCCAGGGAGAGgggtggggaaagggaaggcttTGCCTTTCTCACAGCTGGTTGCTGTGCTTCAAGCTACTGAATTTGCACAGCACATGCTCCCTGGTTGGGGTCTACATCCAGCACTTCACAGCCCCTCTGAGCCAGGCACTCTTGCTCCCCTCAGtcaggaagagctgtgctggctctgcaggTCATGGAGGGTAAGCCGGATTCTCTCTACCTTTGTGTGCATCAGCAGAGCTGCTAATTAGGCCCAATCTGGCTCATTCAGGCAAAGCTGTGCTGCCAGGAAGACAGCACAGATgtccctgtggcaggggctgacCTGGCAGGGTGCTGTGCAAGGCTTTTCTGCGGCTGGGTAAACCCACCAAGacctgtgctgctctgccttcCCCTGGCCCTGATGGGGACTCTTGTCCCTGCTTTCAGATTGACATTCATGTGACCTTGTGGTGAGCTGCCTGGGCCAAAATACACCCCAGCTCACACCAAATTTGGCCATATCCACATCTTGTGCTAGGGAAGGTTGTTGCTCTGACTTACTCTGTTCAAACAGGAGTGGAATTGGACCTTTAGAGCTCCTATGGGGCTTCTGGGGGAGCCTGATAATCCCCATTGGCATTTTGCAgagagagaaactgaggcacagtgAGATGAAGCAGCATACCACAGTCCAGCAAGAGAGGTCTGAAGCACTGCAGGGTTAACAGCCCAGCCATCCATGCTGGCTCTCTCCACTCTAAGCAGGGGGTATTTTTCCAGTGGGCCCTGACCCCCAGTCCTGGGGCTTTATAGTCTCATCTCCAGAGCTAAGCAACCTGTCAGCACTCACTGGAGGAGGTTTCCCACCCTACAGATCCCCTTAAAGACAACCTCGGACCTTCCATCCTCAAGCCAcagccttttaaaatgcttccagCTGCAGCAAGGCCAtgtccttcccctcctcccttgtGTTTCATTGATTAAGAGTGCTAGGCCTCATTGGGGGATTTAGAAAGAGCTAATTGCAGACTGGTAATTGAAGACAGCTTGGAGTCTCTGGAAATGTCAAGGAATGAGAGACAAGCTTAGATGCTCCTGTGCATTTAAATATGCATCCTGAGCTCAGGCACAGCCTTACTGAGGGGAAAGATGTCTGGTTTTCCCTTCCCCAGAGGACCTCGTACAGCTGCTGAGAGGAGCAGGGGAGAGGGAGCTCCAACCCTTCCTTGTCTGGGAGCATTCTACTCACCCCAAGGCAAAGGGAAAGTGGGGGGTAACACACACAAGTTGGGGGGGTACTTAAGGTGAGAATAATCAGACAGACTCGGGAGCTTGGCTTTTTCCGCTCTGAGAAGCTGTGTGCTTTAACCTGTCAGACCCCTACATGATACCATGGGGGTCTGGACTCAGGAGCCACGTGGGGGGCAGCAGTGAGGGCCTGAGACCCTTTCAGGACAGGCTGGAAACCCCCCCTTGCTGCCAGCTACAGAGCCCAGCAGTGTCTGgggtggcagggatgggggtttCACATCAGATTTGGGGCTCAGAGGTAGAGCAGCAGGGCCATGTGGGGGATCCATCACCATAGGGTCTTGGTGAAGAATCCCAGCTCTTTCCTAGTTTGAAATTCCTCCAGCAGGAATACCTCTCCTCCCTATGTCTCACAGTGGATGCCCCAGCTGCTCCACTCCATGTTGCAGCAAGGGAGGTGGGCAAAAGCCATGTGGTGCAGCCTGCAGTGGGCTCAGcccctcctgctccagggaggTCTCTTCTCAAGTTGTGTCAATTCTTTTGCTCCCCAAagctgtgtggggctgctggagacACCCTGGGTGGCATTGGGTGCCCAGGATGCATAGTCAGCCATGGAAGTGGGGGATTCTGCCCAGAGCTCATGTGGGACTCCCAttgccctgctgctgtgtctgcagaGCAAGCTCCATGCACTGGATGTGCTGGCCATGGCATTGAGGCATGGAGGAGCGATGGGTGGCTGGAGCAACCAGCCTGGCAATCCgtgcctcctcctgctggaCAAACAATGCTGAAGCTCTGCTCTTGCTATTAAGAGTTGGCAGCGTCCCCCAGAGTGACTCGGAGATGCTCCATGGGGAGGAAACTGCTCTGGATGATGCAGACCCGATGCCCACGTGGTTGGTGAAGAACCTGCCTCAGCTCAGCTTTCTGCGTAAGCCTTTCTCCTCCGTTCAGCTGTGAGGATGATGGATAACATGTTCCTCGAGGCAGATGGAAGTGGGAGGTCTGTCTTCTGCTTCTGTGGGAGCTACTTGGACACTGGTTCCATTTCAGcttcaggatgctgctgctctgctaaATTGGGGATGATTTGTGGGTACAGATTTCTGGTCCCCTCCCTGCTTCACAGCACTTTGGTCACAGCTACTGATGGGTTGTCTAGGGGAGAAGACATGGACAAAATGACCCGGGGAGATGGCAGCAAATGGCAGAGAGAGTATAAGGGATCACAGGTTAAACTGGCTGATGAGATACTTGTAGCCATGGAGGGGCAGGACAGCCACCACAGGGGCCCAGCTGATGAGGAATGCATCCAGGCTGGGGTGGGACCTGCAAGAGGCTTTGAGCTCTGCCTGTGCCCAGGGTTAGCCTAATGGCAGAGATCAAGGGAGGTAGGACAGCAGAGAGTTTGGTCCCCCCTTTAGCAAAAACATGGCCTGTGGCATTGCCTGGCTGTTGGGTATGGCACTGAGGAACACAGACAGTGGACAGCTCTGCACCAAGAAGCTGGGGCAGGTGGAGAAGGGGAACCAGAGCCCCTGTGATGGTTAATCCATCTGCCACAGAGCCCAGCAGAGCGGAGGGTCAGGGATGCCTAGGCTGCAGTATTACCTCAAGCCTGCTGAGAGCTGAGCATGGTTACCCTGTGCTGTGTCTCCTGCCTGTCTCATGGTCCTGTGCCACCCCTGAGGATTGAACTCCTTGGGGTCAGCTGGGCAGCACCAAGCTGTGGCCTGGGGAAGTTGTGGGGAGCCTGCCCCAGGGAGTGAGTGCCCCCAGGGCTAGACTGGGTGCTACTACCTCATCAGAAGTCCTGCATTAGAGTGTAATCTGGCATTAGCGCATTAATCCAGTCCTCCCCACTGCCCAGCCCCTGCCCTCAGCACAGTCCGGCCCAAGGTCTCAGGGTACAGCTGAGCAGGCGCAGAACCAGGACATTGTCTCTCTGGCAGCCTTGCCTGGGCACCAGGGAGCAGATGGCAGCAGGGGCAAGGTTTGGGGCTCCATCCAGAGCACCTCTGTGTCTGGGAAGAGCAGCAAACAAGGAAGAAACACAACATGCACAAAGCTTCCCCTAGGTAAATCCATGACCTGGGGGGTTGACGGTGACAGTATGGCCCCAGCCATGTTGGCAAGGGAGAAAGCAGCATCTCTTGGAAGCATCACAGTGGTCCTTTGGAGGGGCTTCACGGCGGATTTTGGAGCCTGACCACCAGCAcctgcaggctgcagctgggCCACACTAAGTCACAAAGCGCTTTGCAGGGAGCCAGGCCAAGGGAAGGTGGCGTCTGGAGAGAGGATGTGAGTCAGCAgcttggaggggggggggggggcgagtCGAAGAGCTAGCGAGATGGGAATcgggagaggaggaaagaggtgggaactgggagagctggggagggagcaggagtgggcagggaggcagcacGCATCCTCTGGGCAGACGTAACACGGCTGTGCTGCAAAGGTTCTTCACAGTGTGAGAAATGAACAAAGTGGTAACATGGCTCTGCTAAAATAGGAGAGGAGCTATGCCAGCCCTTCAGATCACTTACTGTGGGGTTGGGAGGCTCTGGGAGAGTTGGAGGGGTCCCTCCACCATCCTGACAAGGAGCTGGAGCCAGGGCAGGAGCCCTGCCCTTTTGCTGGCTAAACAAAGCCAGAAACAAagatgcacttttttttttaagcaggaaaaaaaccttctGCCTTTAATCACAAGGCAGCAGAAGGAGCTGCCAGACCAGGTGCTCTGCTTCCTGGCTCTTCCCAGTGCAGGCTGAGGCCCCTTGGGACTGCTTTCACCCATCACACGTCGGGCACCTGAGGACTCCCCGCAGGTAGGTCTGAAGCCTGTGGGTGCACCAGGACCATGCATCCTGCTGCCGGCCGCCCCAGATGTGCTCCTCACCCCGGACAGGCTCCTCACCCAGCTGCGCACCCCGCTGCCAGGGGTGGTGCCCCCGCGCTGGGCACCCCCGGTGAGGGCCGGGCCCGCTGCTGCGCCGGGAGCCGCGCCGGGCCCGGCCCTGCTCGCCCATTGGCAGGATTTTGCTGCAGTCTGCTCCGAGCCGGCGGGTTTGGTGACTGAAGCAAGCGGCGCTGCCGGCGGGCTGGGTCAGACGGGGCTCCGGGGAGGGGGGGTTGCGTTGGGTGGGTGTTGATGCTCTGGCTCCTCCCCTCCGGTGAGCACAACATGGGGGTGAGAGGAGGGGCTGCTCCCAATGGGATCTAAGGATAGAGCATCCCGAGTTGCCATGGTGACACCGGCTGCATCCTCAAGCAGGCGAGAGCATCGCTGGTGCAGTCCTGCATGGGGGTCCCCACCTTCCCTCGTGACTGCATCCCTCGGGAGTGCAGGGCTTGGATGCTGGCTTTTGGGATGGCACTctggggacagagcaggggGACTGTGCCAGGAGAGCTCAGAGTAGATTGAAGCAAGCCCTCAGCTGCAGCCTGTTGCATTGGAGGTGTGCAGTGGACCTCCCTCTCCCAAAAAGGTAACTCCCCACTTCTCCCAGCATGTTCACCCTCTGATCCAGCAGGAACCTGATTTACAGGGGTAGGAATGACGAGGGAACGGGGCTCAGCTTTGCTTGCCTGGTGCAGGCACTGGCAGAGGGACAGGAGCTGTAGGATGGGGATGGCAGGAGGGGACCTACCAGTGACCCACATCCTTTAATCCAAGTCCTGCCTTGCGTCATGCAGTTACCTAAGCCCTGAAGCAGGCTCCCCTGACAGGAGCACAGCCCCGACTCTGCAGGAGCCAGCTGTGGCCAGCTCCCCTATGTTGCCCTTGCAAGGCTGAGCTTAGGGGTGTCTCCAGCCTGGGTGCTTGTTGCATGAGGGTAATGACTCCTTTTCCCCGCACTTTACCTCTTGCTGTCCTTGTGGATCAGCCTGTGGAATGCTCAGGGGCCCTGGGGG of the Melopsittacus undulatus isolate bMelUnd1 chromosome 4, bMelUnd1.mat.Z, whole genome shotgun sequence genome contains:
- the CDK5R2 gene encoding cyclin-dependent kinase 5 activator 2; its protein translation is MGTVLSLSPAASSGKGGGGGGLLADKAPGRVPGKGESRLKRPSVLISALTWKRLVAASAKKKKNTKKVTPKPGGGAPPGAPGQPDPLVVQRNRENLRKSVVGPAEGGKQGPLAVPVPTVPSAPQELHPGSGGGKPPPPPPAGSRAPGSPRRVVVQASTGELLRCLGDFVCRRCYRLKELSPGELISWFRSVDRSLLLQGWQDQGFITPANLVFVYLLCREALRGEDIGTQAELQAAFLTCLYLAYSYMGNEISYPLKPFLVEGDKGRFWERCLGIIQRLSAKMLRINADPHYFTQLFQDLKSEGEGGDGSKHWTISLDR